Proteins encoded within one genomic window of Candidatus Dadabacteria bacterium:
- a CDS encoding BtrH N-terminal domain-containing protein, producing MRKTIEGWRHLKGVHCGSAALRDICIYYGQDFSEQMCFGLGAGLGFYYSCEDGMNPGRIIQPRGPLMEINFLRNFGLDIADWKYEDDNERASAELKEFIQRDIPVLIQADIRYLEYFDSRTHFPGHVIAVCGYDDSESVFYVADNSFEGLQTVSFENMTKARSSKARPYPLSNNRVEVESMERGADLEEMILGAVRKNAEMMLEGRTTLRGTSGVEVIRKWAEDLPGWRDLADWKWTARFTYQVICRRGVCGAAFRWFYRDFLEEVSPVLSPFYGAGLPDEMNSIGQKWYDMGMLFKEISESVSCGEGFERASELAFDVYDLEKRYFCSVLENFPVVAPAGETERSE from the coding sequence ATGAGAAAGACAATAGAGGGCTGGAGACACTTAAAGGGAGTGCACTGCGGTTCCGCGGCACTCAGGGATATCTGTATCTACTACGGACAGGATTTTTCCGAGCAGATGTGTTTCGGGCTTGGAGCGGGGCTCGGTTTTTATTACTCCTGTGAGGACGGGATGAACCCGGGCAGGATTATACAGCCTCGCGGTCCTCTTATGGAGATTAACTTCCTCAGGAACTTCGGCCTTGACATAGCCGACTGGAAGTATGAGGATGACAACGAACGGGCCTCTGCTGAACTCAAGGAATTTATTCAGAGAGACATTCCGGTACTGATACAGGCCGATATACGCTACCTTGAGTATTTTGACTCCAGGACCCATTTCCCCGGACACGTAATTGCGGTATGCGGATACGATGATTCCGAATCCGTCTTTTACGTAGCGGACAACTCGTTTGAAGGGCTCCAGACTGTCTCTTTTGAGAATATGACAAAAGCGAGAAGCTCAAAAGCCAGGCCGTATCCTCTTTCAAACAACAGGGTTGAAGTGGAGTCCATGGAACGTGGCGCCGACCTTGAGGAGATGATTCTCGGTGCCGTAAGGAAAAACGCCGAGATGATGCTTGAAGGCCGAACCACACTGAGAGGAACTTCAGGCGTTGAGGTTATAAGGAAGTGGGCCGAGGATCTTCCCGGCTGGAGAGACCTTGCCGACTGGAAGTGGACCGCGAGGTTTACTTACCAGGTCATATGCAGAAGAGGGGTCTGCGGCGCCGCTTTCAGGTGGTTTTACAGGGATTTCCTGGAAGAGGTCTCCCCGGTGCTCTCCCCTTTTTACGGGGCGGGTCTTCCCGACGAGATGAACAGCATCGGTCAGAAGTGGTACGACATGGGAATGCTTTTCAAGGAGATAAGCGAGAGCGTTTCATGCGGAGAGGGATTCGAGCGGGCCTCGGAACTTGCTTTTGACGTATATGATCTTGAAAAGCGGTATTTTTGTTCCGTGCTTGAAAACTTCCCTGTCGTCGCTCCGGCGGGGGAAACAGAACGGAGCGAGTGA
- a CDS encoding DUF1152 domain-containing protein, whose protein sequence is MIEKILKNSKKAILLGIGGGGDIVGTLPTANLLEINGTQCVLGGLSWERFTIDPDPGPRKLEESRNVREINDVVWKCNKDSTTRGGARFAEAGMAEVLGEETLLVDISYGPEKVFEGITDAAEKLGADLVVGIDVGGDVLGFGDEKGLMSPLADAVMTAALYRQSFRMPTVMGVFGFGSDGELSKEELERSFGIIARNNGILGSWGISANTLELMEKAISVIPTEASRGPVEYARGAFSPTSIRGGRRKVELDISSTVTFYVDPRVVYEKVSGPAQAVCGCRTIGEANAKLNEAGIRTELDIEMELYENPGKN, encoded by the coding sequence ATGATTGAGAAAATCCTTAAAAATTCGAAAAAAGCTATTCTGCTCGGAATAGGAGGGGGAGGAGATATAGTCGGAACCCTTCCGACGGCCAACCTGCTCGAGATAAACGGAACGCAATGCGTTCTGGGGGGACTCAGCTGGGAGCGTTTCACAATAGACCCCGATCCGGGGCCAAGAAAACTTGAAGAATCGCGCAACGTGCGCGAGATAAATGACGTGGTCTGGAAATGCAACAAAGATTCCACGACCCGAGGCGGAGCAAGGTTTGCCGAAGCAGGCATGGCCGAAGTTCTGGGAGAGGAAACTCTTCTTGTCGATATAAGTTACGGTCCGGAGAAGGTTTTTGAGGGAATAACGGACGCCGCCGAAAAACTCGGCGCGGATCTGGTGGTGGGAATAGACGTCGGCGGAGACGTGCTCGGGTTCGGAGACGAAAAGGGACTCATGAGTCCGCTTGCCGACGCCGTAATGACCGCGGCGCTTTACAGACAGAGCTTCCGGATGCCCACCGTAATGGGAGTATTCGGCTTCGGAAGCGACGGAGAGCTCTCCAAGGAAGAGCTTGAGAGGTCATTCGGCATCATAGCGCGGAACAACGGAATTCTCGGCAGCTGGGGCATATCCGCAAACACACTGGAATTAATGGAAAAGGCGATAAGCGTAATACCCACCGAGGCGAGCAGAGGGCCAGTTGAATACGCAAGAGGAGCTTTCAGCCCCACTTCAATAAGAGGCGGCAGAAGAAAAGTCGAACTCGATATAAGTTCCACAGTGACTTTCTACGTAGATCCCCGGGTGGTTTACGAAAAGGTTTCAGGACCCGCGCAAGCGGTCTGCGGATGCAGAACGATAGGGGAGGCAAACGCAAAACTTAACGAAGCGGGAATCAGAACGGAACTTGATATTGAGATGGAACTTTACGAAAATCCCGGGAAAAACTGA
- a CDS encoding VOC family protein → MKEDSRINYIELPAEDFTKAKAFYGDVFSWTFQDYGDRYCAFNDGSMDGGFYRSPLRSDSSRGAALVVLYAEDLEATLKRVTAAGGELRRPIFSFPGGRRFHFLDPSGNELAVWSDR, encoded by the coding sequence ATGAAAGAAGATTCCCGGATCAATTATATCGAGTTGCCCGCCGAAGACTTCACCAAGGCCAAGGCGTTTTACGGTGACGTGTTCAGCTGGACCTTCCAGGACTACGGCGACCGCTACTGCGCCTTTAATGACGGCAGCATGGACGGCGGTTTCTACCGCTCCCCGCTGCGGTCAGACAGCAGCCGGGGCGCTGCCTTGGTGGTGCTTTACGCAGAAGATCTGGAAGCCACACTCAAGCGCGTCACCGCCGCCGGGGGCGAACTCCGCAGGCCGATATTTTCCTTCCCCGGAGGACGGCGGTTTCATTTTCTGGATCCCAGCGGCAATGAACTTGCGGTCTGGAGCGACCGGTAG
- a CDS encoding DUF3568 family protein: MNFLQRKYRTLFLLLFLIVFSSGCAVVAGSVMGGSAAAYLKGVLKSKETASFDRVWFAVVEVVEQQELEVIRKESDMGKALVEAKLRDQDKIAYVTVKYDRPEITDLIIRVGVWGNEEESRRILKLIHEKLY, from the coding sequence ATGAATTTCCTGCAAAGAAAGTATCGCACCCTGTTTCTTCTGTTGTTCTTGATTGTTTTTTCTTCAGGTTGTGCGGTTGTGGCTGGTAGCGTGATGGGCGGAAGTGCCGCCGCTTACCTCAAAGGGGTTCTTAAAAGCAAGGAGACCGCCTCGTTTGACAGGGTCTGGTTCGCGGTTGTGGAGGTCGTGGAACAGCAGGAACTTGAGGTAATCAGAAAAGAGAGCGATATGGGCAAGGCGCTTGTCGAAGCCAAGCTTCGCGACCAGGACAAGATTGCCTATGTGACTGTCAAGTACGACAGGCCCGAGATAACCGATCTGATTATCCGCGTCGGCGTCTGGGGAAATGAGGAAGAATCAAGGCGCATACTCAAGCTTATTCACGAAAAACTCTATTGA